The Geomonas agri genome contains the following window.
GCCAAGAGCGCCTTTCAGGAAGTGGTACGGATCGCCCCCGATTCCGAGATGGGGCAGCTCTCCAGGGAGTACCTGGACCTGCTCAAGGTGAGGTAACGTGGCTGAGCCAGAGGTTGACAGCGGCGCGGAAGTGCCGGTTGGGGAATACCTGCGCGGTGTTCGTGAGGCGAAGGGGCTTGAACTCGAGGAAGCCTCCCGCGTCACCAAGATCGGCAAGAACTACCTTGCCGCCATCGAGCAGGGGGAGTTTCACAAGCTCCCCAACGCCGCCTACATAAAGGGGTTCTTGAGGCTCTACGCCGGCTTTCTCTCCCTTTCCGGGGACGAGGTGGTGGCGCGTTACGAAAAAGGCCTTGCCCCGCCCCCCGGCGCCCAGCCCGAAGCGAGTGCGCCGAGCGCTACGCACGCCACGCGATCGCAAGGGATGGCGCCGCAGACCGGCATCGACACCCTGGAGCGGGCCAGGTTCCGTAATCCGGGGCGCTGGGTCGTCCCGGCGCTGCTGCTGGTCGCCGTGGCGGTCGCCGCACTGTTCTTCAGCGAGGGCGATCAGCCCAGGGTGCAGGCTCCGCCGAGCACTCCCGCCCCGGCCGCTCCCCCGGCACCGGCGCCGGTCACCCAACCCGTGCAGAAACCGGTGAGCAGCGCGCGCAGTGCGGCTGCCCCCCAACCGGCGGGAACCGAGACCCCTGCAGCGGCACCTGCCGGCAAGCAAAGCGGCATCGTGCTGAAGTTGCGCTTCAACCGCGACAGCTGGCTCAGCATCACCATCGACGACAGCATCACCCAGCGCTACGACCTCAAAGCGGGCGACCTCATCGAGTGGAAGGGGCAGCGCTCTTTTGCCCTGGACCTGGGTGACGGCGGTGCCGTCGAGGCTGAATTCAATGGGCGGCCGCTGAAGGCGCTGGGTGAGGCGGGCAAACCGGCCCACGTGGAGCTTAAGAGCGACCAGCCGGCGCCGTGACGGCAAACGGGGACTCGTGACTTACTGTGAGTGTGTCGTCTGGATCTTCTTTCTAGGCACAATCGAACCTGCTGTTTCGCAATGTACTAAGTCTTGTTTTTTAGGTAGTTAACATGGCAGTGGATAATCGCACACACAGCTGGTAACCACGCTTGACACATCTACTCGCAGTGTTAGAATCAATCCTGCGCTTTTTAATAAGAATCTGGAGTCGATCTTGCCAAAGCAGCCGAAGCGAATACTAGTAGTAGACGACGAGGAGAATGCGCGTATAGGCCTCTCCCGGTTGCTGGCCAAGGAAGGATTCCTGGTAGACAGTGTGGCAAACGGTTTCGAGGCGCTCAATTATCTGCGCGAGCAGGAGGTGAACCTGATCGTCACCGACATCAACATGCCGGAGATGAACGGCATCACCTTCTTGAAGGAGTTGAACCGCAGCTATCCGTCGAGCAACGTGATCATGATCACCGCCTACGGGGGAGTCGAATCGTATATCGAGGCGATGAACTTGGGCGCCTTCGAATACATCAACAAGCCGGTGAAGATCGACGAACTGAAGTCGATCCTGAAAAAGATCTTCAAGGAAACGAGCCACTGAGCCACTGACCCAATGGCAAAACGGGGGGAGCAGATGCCAAACTTCGACAAGATTCTCTTTGCCACCGATTTTTCCGAGAATTCCGACCACGCCTTCCAGTACGCGCTCACCTTGGCCAAGCAGTTCAATGGCCGGCTGACCATCATTCACGTCATCAACGAACCGGTCGACCTGCGCGGTTTTTACGTCCCGCACGTCTCCTTCGAGAACCTCGAGAAGGAAATCGAGGAAGGCGCCCAGAAGATGATGGCTACCTTCGTAGCTAACAACGTCACCGGCTTCAATAACTACGAGACTGCCATCGTAACCGGCGTGCCGTGGGAGGAGATCCTGAAGCGGGCCGAGGTCGACAGTTCCTCCTGCATCGTGCTGGGGACCCAGGGGCGCAGCGGCATCGACCACCTGCTGTTCGGCTCTACCGCCGAGCGCGTGGTGCGAAAGGCACACTGCCCGGTAGTAACCGTCAGGCTTCCCTGACGGCAGCGGCATATATCCATGCGGGGCAGCGTACGCTGCCCCTTTTTTTTGACGAATGCGATTTTGATTGGAAGGAGCAGGCCCCGATATGACCACCACGGAGAAAGAGCCGCGCGGCCGCGTGCTGATCGTCGATGACGAAAAGGTCATCCTCGATCTTACCGGCATCATCCTTAAAAACCGCGGCTATGAAGTATTTACCGCCCTGAGCGCGCAAGAGGGGTTGGCGACCATCGAGGTCGAGCGCCCCGAGCTAGTCCTTTTGGACTACATGATGCCCAACAT
Protein-coding sequences here:
- a CDS encoding helix-turn-helix domain-containing protein, which produces MAEPEVDSGAEVPVGEYLRGVREAKGLELEEASRVTKIGKNYLAAIEQGEFHKLPNAAYIKGFLRLYAGFLSLSGDEVVARYEKGLAPPPGAQPEASAPSATHATRSQGMAPQTGIDTLERARFRNPGRWVVPALLLVAVAVAALFFSEGDQPRVQAPPSTPAPAAPPAPAPVTQPVQKPVSSARSAAAPQPAGTETPAAAPAGKQSGIVLKLRFNRDSWLSITIDDSITQRYDLKAGDLIEWKGQRSFALDLGDGGAVEAEFNGRPLKALGEAGKPAHVELKSDQPAP
- a CDS encoding response regulator — its product is MPKQPKRILVVDDEENARIGLSRLLAKEGFLVDSVANGFEALNYLREQEVNLIVTDINMPEMNGITFLKELNRSYPSSNVIMITAYGGVESYIEAMNLGAFEYINKPVKIDELKSILKKIFKETSH
- a CDS encoding universal stress protein gives rise to the protein MPNFDKILFATDFSENSDHAFQYALTLAKQFNGRLTIIHVINEPVDLRGFYVPHVSFENLEKEIEEGAQKMMATFVANNVTGFNNYETAIVTGVPWEEILKRAEVDSSSCIVLGTQGRSGIDHLLFGSTAERVVRKAHCPVVTVRLP